The genomic segment GCTGGTACGGGGGGAGCGTGGTGAACCTTCCGCTCCTGGAGCAGAATGGTTTTCTGCCGGACCTTGACTCCCTGCCCGCCGATATCAGGAAAAAAGCGAAGCTCCTGTACATAAACTACCCGAACAATCCGACCGGCGCCGGGGCCACGGAGGCCTTCTTCGAGCGGGTCGTGAAGTTCGCCAGAGAGAACAGCGTCATCGTGGTGCACGATGCGGCCTATGCCGCGCTCATGTTCGGCTCCAAGCCGCTGTCCTTCCTGTCCGTTCCCGGGGCAAAGGACGTCGGCGTCGAGGTCCACTCGCTTTCCAAGGCGTATAACATGACGGGCTGGCGTCTCGCGTTCGTGGCCGGGAACGAGCGGGTCATCGCGGGATACGGGAACGTGAAGGACAACTATGACTCAGGTCAGTTCAAGGCGATCCAGAAGGCGGGGATCCATGCGCTGGAACACCCGGAGATCACCAGCGAGATCACCGCGAAGTACGAGCGCAGGCTCAGGGCGATGACCGCGGTGCTTGCGGACCTGGGATTCAGCGCGAAGATGCCCGCGGGGACCTTCTACCTCTACGTCAGGATGCCGAAAGGCGTCAGGGGCGGCAGGAGGTTCGCGACTGCCGAGGAATTCTCCGAGTTCCTGATCGCCGAGAAGCTGATCAGCACCGTGCCCTGGGACGATGCCGGCTCCTATATCCGGTTCTCAGCCACCTTCGAAGCGAAAGGCAGGGCGGACGAACAGCGCGTGCTCGACGAGTTCAAGAAGCGGATGGCGGGGTTGCAATTCGAGTACTGATAGAATGATTCCTCTGCACGCGAAGCAGGGTGGAGAGGGATTCACGCAGATTCAGGAACTGGTGGGGGGCGTTGATATTGTCCCGTCCTCTACGTGTTACCTGCCAAAATCTGCGGCCAGAGGTTTTTTATGCCGGCCATTGCGTACATCGGTGTAGGCTCGAACGTGGGCGACAAGAAGGCCAACTGCCAGCGGGCGATCGAGCTGCTGGAGGAGGCTGATAAGGTCGTTGCGGTGTCCTCGCTGTACTATACCGAGCCAGTGGGCTACCAGGAGCAGGAGGACTTCATCAACGCGGTCGTCGCCCTGGAAACGGAGCGCTCCCCGGCCGTGCTCCTGGCCCGATGCCTCGCGCTGGAAGAGCGGCTCGGACGGAAGCGCACCCTGCGCTGGGGGCCGCGCACGATCGATCTCGACATCCTGTTGTACGGGGAGCAGGTGGTGAACCTTCCTGACCTGGTCATTCCCCATCCGCAGATGGCCGCCAGGAAGTTCGTTCTCGTTCCGCTGGTCGAGATAGCCCCCGATGCGGTGCATCCGGTCCTGAAGAAGACCGCCCGCCTGATGCTGCAGGAGTTGAAGGACACCGCCACGGTCATGAAGTGTAGGTGACCGCAGAGAGCCATGACCAGGAAACCGGAGACGCACAACACGCGCTATATCGTCACGGAGGGGCCCATCGGCGTCGGCAAGACGAGCCTCACGAGCCTGATCGCCGGGGAGCTCGGCGCCCGCCTGATCCTGGAGCAGGCCGAGGAAAACCCCTTCCTCACCGATTTCTACAAGGACTCCGCGCTGTACCGGTTCCAGACGCAGATGTTCTTCCTGCTCAACCGGTATCGCCAGCAGGAGGATATGGTCCAGCCCGATCTCTTCACGCGTATCACGATCAGCGACTACCTCTTTGCCAAGGACCGCATCTTTGCCTACCTGAACCTGAACGACCACGAACTGGCGCTCTACGAGCAGATCTACAAGATGCTGGAGCCCAAGATCGTGCGCCCCGACCTCGTCATCTTCCTGCAGGCCGACACGGACACGCTGCTCAGGCGGATCAGGCAGCGGGCAAGGCAGTTCGAAAAGGAGATCAACCGCGACTATATCGCATCGGTGAACGAAGCGTACAACCACTACTTCTTCCATTACTCCCAGACTCCCCTGCTGGTCATCAACACGACGGACATCGACTTCGTGAACCGCCGGGGCGACCTCGACGACCTCCTGAAGCAGATCCTGAGCATGAAGCAGGGGACGCAGTATTACGTGCCGGTGTCAAAAGGGAAGCGATAACAGCCTGGTCATCCGATCGGGCCTGCGCCATGAAGACCATCACCGCCATAGCCGATATGCAGGCCCTCGCTGAATCGTTCCGCAGGGACGGAAAGCGGATCGGTTTCGTGCCGACCATGGGCTTTCTGCACGAAGGCCATCTCTCGCTGATGCGGAAGGCGCGGCAGGAGTGCGATGTCGCGGCTGCGAGCATCTTCGTGAACCCGACGCAGTTCGGGCCGAACGAGGACCTCGACCGCTATCCGCGCGACATCGAGGGCGACCGGAGGAAGTGCGAGTCCGCTGGCGTTGACCTGCTGTTCATGCCGGAAGCGAAGGCAATGTACCCCGCCCAGCCCACCGTGTTCGTGGTCGTCGAGGGAGTGTCCGAAATCCTCGAAGGCGCGATACGGCCCGGGCATTTCAAGGGTGTCGCCACGGTCGTGTCCAAGCTTTTCAACATCGTGAAGCCGCACCGGGCCTATTTCGGCCAAAAGGATTTCCAGCAGTGCGTGGTGATCAAACGCATGGTACGGGAGCTGAACCTCGGCGTGGAGGTCGCGGCGCTCCCGACCGTGCGCGAGGCCGACGGCCTCGCCATGAGTTCCCGGAACAGCTATTTGACCCCGGAGGAGCGGCGGGCGGCGACGGTCCTGTACCGGGCGCTGACCTCGGCCCGGGACCTGTACCTCGCCGGGGCCGGGGAGCCGGAGAAGCTGAAGAACAAGGCCAGGGCAGTGCTGCAGACGGAGCCGGGGGTAACGATCGACTACGTCGAGATCGCGGACCCCGAAACGCTCGCTTCGCTCGCGGAAGCCCGGGGCACGATGGTGATGCTCCTTGCCGCGCGGCTCGGACGCACAAGACTGATTGACAATCTTCTGATTCCGTGATGGGGAAGGATAGTCGGTTCTGCACATCTTCCCACTCTTCTTCGGTCCGCGCAATGAGCCCCGCCAAACACACGCCACACTGGGTGACCGCAGGGGAACCAGGAAATCGGCACGGTTTCCCGTCAAACGCTGCTACGGTCAATTCCTGATCCTCATGGGGAGCTTTCCTGGATGTTCAGCTCATCCGCTCCGATGGTGCTCGCATTGATTTAATCGACTTCCCAGCAAGGCAACAGAGTACAGGCAGGAGCCCCGATATGCGAAAGAACAGAAAACGCTGCCCCTGGACATCGGACGATCCCCTCATGATCGCCTATCACGACCGGGAATGGGGCGTGCCGCTCCACGACGACCGTAAGCTCTTCGAGTTCCTCGTCCTGGAGGGCCAGCAGGCGGGGCTTTCCTGGTCCACGGTGCTCCGGAAGCGGGAGAACTTTCGCAAGGCCTTTCAGGGATTCCATCCCGCTGTCGTTGCGCGCTACCGCGAAAGGGATGTGGAGCGGCTCCTCAAGAATGAGGGCATCATCCGCAACCGGATGAAGATCGAATCAGCGATCACCAACGCGAAGAAGGTCCTTGTCATACAGGAAGAGTTCGGGTCCTTCGATGCCTATCTCTGGCGGTTTGTCGGCAAGAAGCCCGTGAAGCACCGGTTTGCACATCTGGGCGAGATCCCCGTCACGACCGATGAAGCCGATGCCATGAGCAAAGATTTGAAGAAGCGGGGGTTCAAGTTCGTGGGTTCGACCATGTGCTATGCCTTCATGCAGGCGGTGGGCATGGTCAACGACCACGTGACAGGCTGCTTCCGGTACCGGGAAGTGCGATGAAATTTCTGCACCGTCTGCGGTAAAATTGTCTGATTATTTCGCATAATTTTGAAGGAGCAACTGCGAAATCCGTTTTTCGCAAAGTAGAAGAGAACGCAAAGAAAAACGAAAAAAATAACATGCGAAATGAAACACAGCTGTATTTGAGGGCTATTCAGTTCCTGGATCAAGTTCTTGCTTATTCTCGAACTTTACGGTAAGTGGTCTTTCGATTCTCATCCTTTCTTTGCGGCTTTGCGGCTCTGAGCGAAAAAAAATGATTATTTCCTGTTATGGGTCTGAGATGTGGCGTTGCGTATGATGGTAAGTCCGCATTTTCACGAATAGAAGAAAGAGTAATTGCTTTATGAGCGCATCCTCCTCGAAGTCTACCCTCTCCGGTATCACCCGCGTTGTCGGCGTAGACCTCGCCGGCAGTCCCGGGCGGAAAACGGGCATATGCATCCTCAGGGGGATGACTGTTTCCGCGTTCAAGACCGTGCATTCCGATGATGATATCCTCGCCTTCATTGAAGCATCCCGTGCGTCTCTCGTGGCGATCGATGCGCCCCTCAGCCTGCCGCCGGGAAGAACATCCCTCGAGGAGAGGACCGGTGAGCATTTCCGGGCCTGCGACCGCGAGCTTTTGAAACGCGGCATCCGCTTCTTCCCCATCACGCTCGGCCCCATGCGGCTGCTGACCACGCGCGGCATCAGGCTCAAAGAACTCCTGGAAGGGCGCGGGTTCGAGGTCATTGAGATCTATCCCGGCGCCGCGCAGGATATCTGGCGGATCGCGCGCAAACAGGGCGGGCTTTCAAGGCTGCGGCGAGGGCTGGAGAAACTCGGGCTCAAGGGGCTCGAGAGGAATATGAACGGTGATGAGCTTGATGCCGTGACCGGCGCCCTCGTCGGGAGACTGTATCTGAAGGGAAAGGCTGAGGTGCTGGGCAGCTTCAGCGAGGGCGCTATTGTCGTCCCGAGAGCGGGACGGCGACGAACATGAGCACCGGCAGCGGCGGCGATATTGCCCCTTGATCCCGACCGGGATTCTGTCCTCCCTGCCCCCAAAGCTACTTGACCTCGATGAGCACCAGCCGGTCGTTCCCTGACTCCGCCCCCCAGATCTCTCCCGGCCTGCCGAGAAGCTGGCGCACGTTCGCACCCCTGCGGTCGCTCGGAAAGCTCTTAAACGCTCCGGTCTTGGGGTCGAAGCGTACAATGGCGTTCGATGCGAAATCCGTCAGCCAGACAACGTCCATTTCGTCCACATACACGGCATAGGCGCGGGGGGAGTCGCCGGGAAGCTTCCAGCTTTGCCATCCGCTTGTCTTCGGATCATAGACGCTCACCCGGCCCGAGTTCCACTCGCTGACCCAGATCCGTCCTGCCGAATCCGACCAGACGCGCCGGGCTCCCTGGCCCTTCGTTGGTGGCTCGATCACCTGGGCCCTGCCTGTTGCTGTATCGATTCGTGCGACATAATTACCTGCAAGAGATGCGAA from the Nitrospirota bacterium genome contains:
- a CDS encoding DUF429 domain-containing protein, with the protein product MSASSSKSTLSGITRVVGVDLAGSPGRKTGICILRGMTVSAFKTVHSDDDILAFIEASRASLVAIDAPLSLPPGRTSLEERTGEHFRACDRELLKRGIRFFPITLGPMRLLTTRGIRLKELLEGRGFEVIEIYPGAAQDIWRIARKQGGLSRLRRGLEKLGLKGLERNMNGDELDAVTGALVGRLYLKGKAEVLGSFSEGAIVVPRAGRRRT
- a CDS encoding deoxynucleoside kinase, which produces MTRKPETHNTRYIVTEGPIGVGKTSLTSLIAGELGARLILEQAEENPFLTDFYKDSALYRFQTQMFFLLNRYRQQEDMVQPDLFTRITISDYLFAKDRIFAYLNLNDHELALYEQIYKMLEPKIVRPDLVIFLQADTDTLLRRIRQRARQFEKEINRDYIASVNEAYNHYFFHYSQTPLLVINTTDIDFVNRRGDLDDLLKQILSMKQGTQYYVPVSKGKR
- the panC gene encoding pantoate--beta-alanine ligase; amino-acid sequence: MKTITAIADMQALAESFRRDGKRIGFVPTMGFLHEGHLSLMRKARQECDVAAASIFVNPTQFGPNEDLDRYPRDIEGDRRKCESAGVDLLFMPEAKAMYPAQPTVFVVVEGVSEILEGAIRPGHFKGVATVVSKLFNIVKPHRAYFGQKDFQQCVVIKRMVRELNLGVEVAALPTVREADGLAMSSRNSYLTPEERRAATVLYRALTSARDLYLAGAGEPEKLKNKARAVLQTEPGVTIDYVEIADPETLASLAEARGTMVMLLAARLGRTRLIDNLLIP
- a CDS encoding LL-diaminopimelate aminotransferase translates to MTTSETYIQGLFAERIGGLRFGKETKIYKFEKIKRAKRAALAAHPGVELIDFGVGEPDEMAFPGVVQALKQEAEKPENRGYADNGIPEFKEAAARYLQKVFGVSGINPETEVLHGIGSKPVLAMFPAAFINPGDVTLMTVPGYPILGTHTRWYGGSVVNLPLLEQNGFLPDLDSLPADIRKKAKLLYINYPNNPTGAGATEAFFERVVKFARENSVIVVHDAAYAALMFGSKPLSFLSVPGAKDVGVEVHSLSKAYNMTGWRLAFVAGNERVIAGYGNVKDNYDSGQFKAIQKAGIHALEHPEITSEITAKYERRLRAMTAVLADLGFSAKMPAGTFYLYVRMPKGVRGGRRFATAEEFSEFLIAEKLISTVPWDDAGSYIRFSATFEAKGRADEQRVLDEFKKRMAGLQFEY
- a CDS encoding DNA-3-methyladenine glycosylase I; translation: MRKNRKRCPWTSDDPLMIAYHDREWGVPLHDDRKLFEFLVLEGQQAGLSWSTVLRKRENFRKAFQGFHPAVVARYRERDVERLLKNEGIIRNRMKIESAITNAKKVLVIQEEFGSFDAYLWRFVGKKPVKHRFAHLGEIPVTTDEADAMSKDLKKRGFKFVGSTMCYAFMQAVGMVNDHVTGCFRYREVR
- the folK gene encoding 2-amino-4-hydroxy-6-hydroxymethyldihydropteridine diphosphokinase, with amino-acid sequence MPAIAYIGVGSNVGDKKANCQRAIELLEEADKVVAVSSLYYTEPVGYQEQEDFINAVVALETERSPAVLLARCLALEERLGRKRTLRWGPRTIDLDILLYGEQVVNLPDLVIPHPQMAARKFVLVPLVEIAPDAVHPVLKKTARLMLQELKDTATVMKCR